The genomic interval AAAGTCCCGTTGCTGCGCGGCAAGACCGTCTGCAACGTGTTCTTCGAGAACTCGACCCGTACCCGCACCACGTTCGAACTGGCCGCGCAGCGCCTGTCTGCCGACGTGATCAGCCTGAACGTGTCGACTTCCTCGACCAGCAAGGGCGAAACCCTGTTCGACACCCTGCGCAACCTGGAAGCCATGGCTGCCGACATGTTCGTCGTGCGCCACTCCGATTCGGGCGCCGCACACTTCATCGCTGAGCACGTGTGCCCCGATGTGGCCGTGATCAACGGTGGCGATGGCCGCCATGCGCACCCGACCCAAGGCATGCTCGACATGCTGACCATCCGTCGGCACAAGGGCAGCTTCGAGAACCTGTCTGTCGCCATCGTCGGCGATATCCTGCATTCGCGCGTGGCGCGTTCCGACATGCTCGCGCTCAAGGCGCTGGGCTGCCCGGACATCCGCGTGATCGGCCCGAAAACCCTGATCCCGATCGGCATCGAGCAATACGGCGTGAAGGTCTACACCGACCTCGCCGAAGGCCTGAAAGACGTCGACGTGGTAATCATGCTGCGCCTGCAGCGTGAGCGCATGGCCGGCGGCCTGCTGCCCAGCGAGGGCGAGTTCTACCGCCTGTTCGGCCTGACCACCGCACGCCTGGCCGGTGCCAAGCCCGATGCCATCGTCATGCACCCTGGCCCGATCAACCGCGGTGTGGAGATCGAATCGGCAGTGGCCGACGGCAAGCACTCGGTGATCCTCAACCAGGTGACGTACGGCATCGCCGTGCGCATGGCCGTGCTGTCCATGGCCATGAGCGGGCAAAACGCGCAACGCCAACTCGACCAGGAGAACGCCCTGTGAGCATCAGTATTCTTGGCGCCCGGGTCATCGACCCCAACAGCGGCCTGGACCAGATCACCGACCTGCACCTGGACGGCGGCCGCATTGCCGCCATCGGCGCAGCGCCGGCCGGCTTCAGCGCCAGCCGCACGATCCAGGCCGATGGCCTGATTGCAGCGCCTGGCCTGGTCGACCTCGACGTCTCTCTGCGTGAGCCGGGCTACAGCCGCAAAGGCAACATCGCCAGCGAAACCCGCGCCGCCGTGGCCGGCGGTGTGACCAGCCTGTGCTGCCCGCCGCAGACCAAACCGGTGCTGGACACCTCGGCCGTGGCCGAGCTGATCCTCGACCGTGCCCGTGAAGCCGGCAACAGCAAGGTCTACCCGATCGGCGCCCTGACCAAGGGCCTGGAAGGCGAGCAACTGGCCGAGCTGGTGGCCCTGCGCGACACCGGCTGCGTGGCCTTCGGCAATGGCCTGCAGCAAATCCCCAACAACCGCACCCTGGCCCGTGCCCTGGAGTACGCCGCCACCTTCGACCTGACCGTGGTGTTCCACTCCCAGGACCGCGACCTGTCTCAAGGTGGCCTGGCCCATGAAGGCGCCATGGCCAGCTTCCTCGGCCTGCCGGGCATCCCGGAGACTGCCGAGACCGTGGCCTTGGCGCGCAACCTGCTGCTGGTCGAACAGAGCGGCGTGCGGGCGCACTTCACCCAGATCACCAGCGCCCGCGGCGCGCGCTTGATCGCCCAGGCCCAGGAACTGGGCCTGCCGGTGACCGCCGACGTGGCGCTGTACCAACTGATTCTCACCGATGAGTCGCTGCGCGAGTTTTCCAGCCTGTACCACGTGCAGCCACCGCTGCGCACCGCCGCCGACCGCGACGGCCTGCGCGCGGCCGTCAAGTCGGGGGTGATCCAGGCGATCTCCAGCCATCACCAGCCGCACGAGCGCGATGCCAAGCTGGCGCCCTTCGGGGCCACGGAGCCTGGTATCAGCAGTGTCGAAGTGCTGCTGCCACTGGCCATGACCTTGGTCGAAGACGGCCTGCTCGACCTGCCGACCTTGCTGGCACGCTTGACCAGCGGCCCGGCTGCCGCCATGCGCCTGCCGGCGGGTGAACTGAAGGTAGGTGGCGCGGCGGACCTGGTGCTGTTCGATCCGAAAGCCTCGACCGTTGCCGGCGAGCAGTGGCTGTCCCGTGGCGAGAACTGCCCGTTCATCGGCCACTGCCTGCCTGGCGCTGTGCGTTATACCTTGGTCGATGGGCACGTCTGCCACGAAGGCTGACCAACCCCAGGGGCCGCTCTGCGGCCCATTCGCGGGGCAAGCCCGCTCCCACAGGACCTTCGCAATCATCAAGGCAAGCGCAGAACCTGTGGGAGCGGGCTTGCCCCGCGAATGAGCCAGCACAAATGTGCCCGCCAAGCTCAACCGCTCATCCCCCAAGGTTGAAATCCTTCCCCCCACCCCCATATGAGTCTGCATCAGGCACTTTCGCCCCGCTGCGTGGAGACTCTCCCCTTGACCACCATCGTTTCTGTCCGCCGTAACGGCAAAGTCGTCATGGGCGGCGACGGCCAGGTTTCCCTCGGCAACACCGTGATGAAAGGCAACGCCAAAAAGGTCCGTCGCCTGTATCACGGCCAGGTCATTGCAGGCTTCGCCGGTGCCACTGCCGATGCCTTCACCCTGTTCGAACGCTTTGAAGGCCAACTGGAGAAACACCAGGGCCACCTGGTCCGTGCCGCCGTCGAGCTGGCCAAGGAATGGCGTACCGACCGCTCCCTGAGCCGCCTGGAGGCCATGCTGGCCGTGGCCAACAAGGACGCATCCTTGATCATTACCGGTAACGGCGATGTGGTCGAACCCGAAGACGGCCTGATCGCCATGGGTTCCGGTGGCGCCTACGCCCAGGCCGCCGCCCGCGCCCTGCTGAACAAGACCGACCTCTCGGCCCGCGAAATTGCCGAGACCGCGCTGAACATCGCCGGTGACATCTGCGTATTCACCAACCACAACCTGACCATCGAGGAGCAGGACCTGGCCGACTGATCAGTTGTTTTGGCGTCCCGCCCAGGGCGGGACTTTTCCACACTGATTGCTCTGCTTGAGGACCATTTTCATCATGTCCATGACCCCCCGCGAAATCGTTCACGAACTCAACCGCCACATCATCGGCCAGGACGACGCCAAGCGCGCCGTGGCCATCGCCCTGCGCAACCGCTGGCGGCGCATGCAGCTGCCGACCGAGCTGCGCGCCGAGGTGACCCCGAAAAACATCCTGATGATCGGCCCGACCGGTGTCGGCAAGACCGAAATCGCTCGTCGCCTGGCCAAACTGGCCAACGCGCCGTTCATCAAGGTCGAAGCGACCAAGTTCACCGAAGTCGGCTACGTCGGCCGTGATGTCGAATCGATCATCCGTGACCTGGCCGATGCCGCGCTGAAGATGCTCCGCGAGCAAGAAATCATCCGCGTGCGCCACCGCGCCGAAGATGCCGCTGAAGACCGCATCCTCGATGCCCTGCTGCCGCAGGCGCGGGTCACCAGCTTCAGCGAAGAAGCCGCGCAGACCAGCAGCGATTCCAACACCCGCCAGCTGTTCCGCAAGCGCCTGCGCGAAGGCCAGCTGGACGACAAGGAAATCGAGATCGAAGTGGCTGACGCCGTAGGTGTCGAAATCGCCGCGCCGCCTGGCATGGAAGAGATGACCAACCAGCTGCAGAGCCTGTTCGCCAACATGGGCAAGGGCAAGCGCAAGGCGCGCAAGCTCAAGGTCAAGGAAGCGCTGAAGATGGTCCGTGAAGAAGAAGCGGGCCGCCTGGTCAACGAAGAAGAACTCAAGGCCAAGGCCCTGGAAGCTGTTGAACAGCACGGTATCGTGTTCATCGACGAAATCGACAAAGTGGCCAAGCGTGGCAATGTCGGCGGCGCCGATGTGTCCCGCGAGGGTGTACAGCGCGACCTGCTGCCGTTGATCGAAGGCTGCACCGTCAACACCAAGCTGGGCATGGTCAAGACCGACCACATCCTGTTCATTGCCTCGGGTGCATTCCACCTGAGCAAGCCAAGCGACCTGGTGCCTGAGCTGCAGGGCCGTCTGCCGATCCGTGTCGAACTCAAGGCACTGACCCCAGAAGACTTCGAACGCATCCTGCAGGAGCCGCACGCTTCGCTGACCGAGCAGTACCAGGCACTGTTGAAAACCGAAGGGCTGAACATCGAGTTCCTCACCGACGGTATCAAGCGCCTGGCCGAGATCGCCTACCAGGTCAACGAGAAAACCGAGAACATCGGTGCCCGCCGCCTGCACACCCTGCTTGAGCGCCTGCTCGAAGAGGTGTCGTTCAGTGCCGGTGACCTGGCCAGCACCCACGATGAAACGCCGATCCAGATCGATGCGGGTTATGTGAACAGCCACCTGGGTGAGCTGGCGCAGAACGAAGACCTGTCGCGCTATATCCTGTAAGACCGTATGGGGCCGCTTTGCGGCCCATCGCCGGCAAGCCGGCTCCCACAGGTACCCCACAGTATTCAAGCACTGTGCTATCCCGGTGGGAGCTGGCTTGCCGGCGATGGGCTGCAAAGCAGCCCCAATCAAGCTTGAATCCCTCACTCAGAAGCTGGAAGCTTGCAGCATCAGCTCCCGAGAGATTCAGCCCATGGCCCGTCTGCCCACCGCCATCAACCTGCACAAAGCCTCCAAGACCTTGAGCCTTACCTACGGCCCCAACGAGGTCTACCACCTGCCCGCCGAATTCCTGCGCGTGCACTCCCCTTCCGCCGAGGTCCAGGGCCACGGCAACCCCATCCTGCAAGTTGGCAAGGTCAACGTCGGCCTCGCTGGCCTCGAACCCGCCGGCCAATATGCACTGAAATTGACCTTCGATGACGGCCATGACAGCGGCCTGTTCACCTGGGAGTACCTCGAGCAACTGTGCCTGCGCCAGGAACAGCTGTGGGCCGAGTACCTCGACGAGCTGCACAAGGCCGGAAAATCCCGCGACCCGGCCGAATCGGTCGTGAAACTCATGCTCTAGCGCAAGCCCTCGAACGTTTAGAGCGCATTTTCTAATCTCATCTGCTTGAATGCCCCTACAGGCAGCTCAGTGACGGGCTGTCTTGCGCATTACATGAAAGTCGGGTAACCAATGGAGCTGGCAAGTTCCCTGCATCGCCTTGAAGGCAATCAGGGCCTGGCCGGTATGTAGAGGTCGCGAGCGAAAGCAGGCTGTCTTCACACGCAGAATTCCCCGCAGCTCATCGCCGAATGCATCCGGCCCGCAGCACCGCTGTTCCTTATCACTGGTCACCCGAGTAGCAGTACCGGGCTCTGGACTGTGCAAGCGCCACAGGCAACCGGTACTCGTCTCTGGACAACGGAGCGTCGCAGATGAGTAACAAGAACAACGATGAGTTGCAGCGGCAGGCCTCGGAGAACACCCTGGGGCTGAACCCGGTCATCGGCATCCGCCGCAAGGACCTGTTGAGCTCGGCACGCACCGTGCTGCGCCAGGCCGTGCGCCAACCTTTGCACAGCGCCAAGCACGTGGCGCACTTCGGCCTGGAGCTTAAGAACGTGCTGCTGGGCAAATCCAGCCTCGCCCCCGAAAGCGACGACCGCCGCTTCAACGACCCGGCCTGGAGCAACAACCCCCTTTACCGCCGCTACCTGCAAACCTACCTGGCCTGGCGCAAGGAGCTGCAGGAGTGGATCGGCAACAGCGAGCTGTCACCCCAGGACATCAGCCGCGGGCAGTTCGTCATCAACCTGATGACCGAGGCCATGGCGCCGACCAACACCTTGTCCAACCCGGCCGCGGTCAAGCGCTTCTTCGAAACCGGTGGCAAAAGCCTGCTCGATGGCCTGTCCAACCTGGCCAAGGACGTGGTCAACAACGGTGGCATGCCCAGCCAAGTGAACATGGACGCCTTCGAAGTGGGCAAGAACCTGGGCACCAGCGACGGCGCCGTGGTGTTCCGCAACGACGTGCTGGAGCTGATCCAGTACAGCCCCATCACCGAACAGGTGCACGCGCGGCCACTGCTGGTGGTGCCGCCGCAAATCAACAAGTTCTACGTATTCGACCTGAGCCCGGAAAAAAGCCTGGCGCGCTTCTGCCTGCGCGCACAACAGCAGACCTTCATCATCAGCTGGCGCAACCCGACCAAGGCCCAGCGCGAGTGGGGCCTGTCGACTTACATCGATGCGCTCAAGGAAGCGGTCGACGCCGTGCTGGCGATTACCGGCAGCAAAGACCTGAACATGCTCGGCGCCTGCTCCGGCGGCATCACCTGCACTGCCCTGGTGGGCCATTACGCCGCCTTGGGCGAAAAGAAGGTCAATGCCCTGACCCTGCTGGTCAGCGTGCTGGACACCACCATGGACACCCAGGTCGCGCTGTTCGTCGATGAACAGACCCTCGAAGCCGCCAAGCGCCACTCCTACCAGGCCGGCGTGCTCGAAGGCAGCGAGATGGCCAAGGTGTTCGCCTGGATGCGCCCCAATGACCTGATCTGGAACTACTGGGTCAACAACTACCTGCTCGGCAACGAGCCGCCGGTGTTCGACATCCTGTTCTGGAACAACGACACCACGCGCCTGCCGGCCGCCTTCCACGGCGACCTGATCGAGATGTTCAAAAGCAACCCACTGACCCGCCCCGGTGCACTGGAAGTGTGCGGCACGCCGATCGACCTGAAGCAGGTCACCTGCGACATCTACAGCCTGGCCGGCACCAACGACCACATCACCCCGTGGCCGTCCTGCTACCGTTCGGCGCACCTGTTTGGCGGCAAGATCGAGTTCGTGCTGTCCAACAGCGGCCACATCCAGAGCATCCTCAACCCACCGGGCAACCCCAAGGCGCGCTTCATGACCGGCGCCGATCGCCCGGGCGACCCCGTGGCCTGGCAGGAAAACGCGACCAAGCATGCCGACTCCTGGTGGCTGCACTGGCAAAACTGGCTGGGCGAACGTGCCGGCGACCTGAAAAAAGCGCCGACCCGGCTGGGCAACCGCGCCTATGCCGCTGGCGAGGCATCTCCGGGCACTTACGTTCACGAACGTTGAGTTGCAGCGCCGTGGCCACCTGCGGGTGGGCCACGGTGTTCACTTCACCACAGAGCCACGCGCATGCCGTCACCCTATATCTTCAGGACCGTCGAACTGGACAACCAGTCCATCCGCACTGCCGTGCGCCCGGGCAAGCCGCACCTGACGCCGCTGCTGATCTTCAACGGCATCGGCGCCAACCTGGAGCTGGTGTTTCCGTTCATCGAGGCGCTGGACCCGGACCTGGAAGTCATCGCCTTCGACGTACCGGGCGTAGGCGGCTCGTCGACGCCACGCCAGCCCTATCGCTTTCCGGGGCTGGCCAAGCTCACGGCACGCATGCTCGATTACCTCGACTACGGCCAGGTGAATGTGATCGGCGTGTCGTGGGGCGGCGCCCTGGCGCAGCAGTTTGCCCACGACTACCCCGAGCGCTGCAAGAAGCTGGTGCTGGCGGCCACGGCCGCCGGCGCGGTGATGGTGCCGGGCAAGCCCAAGGTGCTGTGGATGATGGCCAGCCCCCGGCGCTACATCCAGCCTTCGCATGTCATCCGCATCGCCCCGCTGATCTACGGCGGTGGCTTTCGCCGCGACCCAGACCTGGCCATGCGACACGCAGCCAAGGTGCGCTCCGGCGGCAAGCTGGGCTATTACTGGCAACTGTTCGCCGGGCTTGGCTGGACCAGCATTCATTGGCTGCACAAGATCCAGCAGCCCACCCTGGTACTGGCTGGCGACGACGACCCGTTGATCCCGCTGATCAACATGCGCCTGCTGGCCTGGCGAATTCCCAATGCCCAGCTACACATTATCGACGACGGCCATCTGTTTCTGATCACCCGGGCCGAGGCCGTCGCCCCGATCATCATGAAGTTCCTCCAGCAAGAGCGTCAGCGCGCGGTCATGCATCCGCGCCCGGCTTCGGGCGTGTAGGGGCGGGTTCGCCCGCGACGGGGCCAGCAGGCGCCAAGGGTCAAGACGAGGGAGTGTTGCCATGAAAGACAAACCGGCCAAAGGAACGCCAACGCTTCCCGCCACCAGCATGAACGTGCAAAACGCCATCCTCGGCCTGCGCGGTCGCGACCTGATTTCCACGTTGCGCAGTGTCGGCCGTCATGGCTTGCGCAACCCACTGCATACCGCCCGCCACCTGCTGGCCCTGAGTGGCCAGCTGGGCCGCGTGATGCTCGGCGACACCCCTTACCAGCCGAGCCCGCGAGACACCCGCTTCAGCGACCCCACCTGGAGCCAGAACCCGTTCTACCGGCGCGGCCTGCAAGCCTACCTGGCCTGGCAGAAGCAGACCCGCCTGTGGATCGATGAAAGCCACCTGGACCACGATGACCGCGCCCGCGCGCAGTTTCTGTTCACGCTGATCAACGATGCCCTGGCGCCCAGCAATTCGCTGCTCAACCCACTGGCCGTGAAGGAGCTGCTCAACACCGGCGGGCAAAGCCTGGTGCGTGGCGTGGCGCACTTGCTTGACGACTTGCGCCACAACGATGGCTTGCCTCGCCAGGTGGACGAACGCGCCTTCGAAGTGGGTGGCAACGTCGCGGCAACCCCCGGCGCCGTGGTGTTTCGCAACGAACTGCTGGAGCTGATCCAGTACCAGCCGATGAGCGAAAAACAGCACGCCCGCCCACTGCTGGTGGTGCCGCCGCAGATCAACAAGTTCTATATCTTCGACCTCAGCTCGACCAACAGTTTTGTCCAGTACATGCTCAAGAACGGCCTGCAGGTGTTCATGGTCAGTTGGCGCAACCCCGACCCACGGCACCGCGAGTGGGGGCTGTCGAGCTACGTTCAGGCCCTGGAAGAGGCGCTTAACGCCTGCCGCAGCATCAGTGGCAACCGCGACCCCAACCTGATGGGCGCCTGCGCTGGCGGCCTGACCATGGCAGCGCTGCAAGGCCACCTGCAAGCCAAGCACCAGTTGCGCCGAGTGCGCAGCGCCACGTACCTGGTCAGCCTGCTGGACAGCAAGTTCGAAAGCCCCGCCAGCCTGTTCGCCGACGAGCAGACGATCGAGGCGGCCAAGCGCCGCTCGTACCAGCGCGGTGTGCTGGACGGCGCCGAGGTGGCGCGGATCTTCGCCTGGATGCGGCCCAACGACTTGATCTGGAACTACTGGGTCAACAACTACCTGCTCGGCAAGACCCCGCCCGCCTTCGACATCCTCTACTGGAACGCCGACAGCACACGCCTGCCGGCGGCGCTGCATGGCGACCTGCTGGACTTCTTCAAGCACAACCCGCTGACCCACCCGGCAGGCCTTGAGGTGTGTGGCACGCCCATCGACCTAAAGCAGGTCGACCTCGACAGTTTCACCGTGGCCGGCAGCAACGACCACATCACCCCGTGGGATGCCGTGTACCGCTCAGCCATGCTGCTAGGCGGCGACCGACGCTTCGTGCTGGCCAACAGCGGGCATATCCAGAGCATCATCAACCCACCTGGCAACCCCAAGGCCTACTACCTGGCCAACCCGAAGCTGTCCAGCGACCCGCGTGCCTGGTTCCACGACGCGCAACGCAGCGAAGGCAGTTGGTGGCCATTGTGGCTGGAGTGGGTCACCCCGCGCTCCGGCCCGCTGAAAGCGCCACGCACCACGCTTGGCAATACCACATATCCGCCGCTGGGCCCTGCGCCAGGCACCTATGTCCTGACCCGATGAGCACACCGCCCGGATGAAGACCCGCGACCGTATCCTTGAATGCGCCCTGCAACTGTTCAACCAGCAAGGCGAACCGAATGTCTCGACCTTGGAGATCGCCAACGAACTGGGCATCAGCCCTGGCAACCTGTACTACCACTTCCATGGCAAGGAACCTGTGGTGCTGGGGCTTTTCGAGCGTTTCGAAGAGGCGCTGATGCCGCTGCTCGATCCACCGCTTGAAGTGCGCCTGGAGGCCGAGGACTACTGGTTGTTCCTGCACTTGATCGTCGAGCGCATGGCCCAGTACCGCTTCCTGTTCCAGGACCTGTCCAACCTGACCGGGCGCCTGCCGAAGCTGGCCCGCGGCATGCGCAGCCTGATCAACGCACTGAAGCGAACCCTTGCCGCGTTACTGGCCAGCCTCAAGGGCCAGGGGCAAGTGGTGAGCGAAACCCAGGCGCTGGGGCAGTTGGTGGAGCAGATCACCCTGACACTGATGTTCTCGCTGGATTATCAGCGCGTGCTGGGGCGGGAGGGGGATGTGGGGATCGTGGTGTACCAGGTGATGATGCTGGTGGCGCCGCACCTGCAGGCCCAGGCCCGGGCGGCGGCGGAGCAGTTGGCGGTGCGGTATCTGGAGGGGTAGTGCCGCATCGGCGGTGCCCTCTTCGCGGGGCAAGCCCGCTCCCACAGAGACCCAGCTCAGGGTTTGCAAGCTGAGCTGAATCTGTGGGAGCGGGCTTGCCCCGCGAAGAAGGCGACGCGGGACTAGATCAGGGTCCCGGTGCCGGTCGCTGCCGACGGTGTGCTGCTGGCCGGGGCCGCGCTTGGCGCTGGCGCTGCAGCTGTAGCAGTCGGAGCCGGTGCCGCACTGGCCGCAGGTGCTGCCGGTTTGGCGGCGGCCGGTTTGGCCGGGGCCTTCTTCACTGCCGGTTTCTTCGCCGCTGCAGGCTTGGCCGCAACAGGCTTGGCAGCGGGTTTGGCAGCAGGTTTGGCCGCAGGCTTGGCAGCAGCGGTTTTCGCAGCAGGTTTAGCCGCTGGTTTTGCCGCAGCCGCTTTGGCCGCCGGCTTGGCTGCTGCGGTTTTCGCAGCAGGTTTGGCAGGCGCCTTGGCCAGTGGTTTGGCAGCGGCCTTGCTCGCTGCCGCCTTCGAGATCGGCGTGACCGAGGCACCGGTCAGTTTCTCGATCTGCTTGGTCAGGCTGTCCACTTGCTGGTGCAGCGCCTTGATCTCATTGCGGCTTGGTACGCCCAGGCGCGAAATGGCGCTGTTCAGGCGCTTGTCGAAGGCTTCTTCAAGCTCGCTCCACTTGCCCAGCGCGCGATCTTTCACGCCGGACACGCGCGACGTGGTCGAAGCCTTGGCGCTATCAGCCACGTCTTCGGCGGTCTTCTTCGCCTGCTTCTCGGCCTTCTCGCCGTCCTTCACCAGCGTATCGAACAGCTTCGGGCCGTCCTGGTCGATCTTCGAATAGATCCCCAGGCCCGCCAGCCAGATCTTGCGGGAGTACTTCTCGATCCCGCCGACCCAGGAGCTGCTTTCTTTGTCGGAATTCTTCTTGCCAGCCATCCTGCTCTCCTTATGGTTTGTGCGCGACGCGCTCAAGCAGCTCGTGCAGCTGTTCAAGCTTGATGGACAACGCCTCAACGTCATGTTTAGACGGAATGCCAAGGCGATTCAAGGCGCGACCAACCCGTGCGTCGAAAGCTTTTTCGATCTTGTCGAGTTGAACTTCGACCTTGCCGCGTACGCGGCTGACTTCCTGGGTCGCTTCATCCAGCTGGTTATTGGCCGCATCGAGCTCTTTGTCGATGCGCTTCTTGCCACGTTTTTCAACGCCTTCGCCGGCTTTGACCAGCTCGTTGAAATACTCGGAACCTTCCTGGCCGACGCGGGCATAGGCGCCGATACCTGCCAGCCAGATCTTGCGCGCATAACCGCGCACTTCGCCCAGGGTGCCTGGGGCATCGTCCTTTTTCTTCACATTCACTTTGGCCATGCTCTGTACCTCATGCTCATGAGTGGAGAGGAACTGCCCATGGAGGTTGGGCTTGAGCATAAGGTAGGGAAGAAAATTAGAAACCTCACCCTAAGCTCACGCGGCATAAGGGGGCCAAACATGTACCGCCGCCGCCGCAGGCATCGGCGCTAGCGTGCGAGCATTCCCGCCACCGGAGCTCACACCTCATGCCTGCGTCCCCGCCCCTGCAACCCACCACGTTCAAGCAACGGGTAGCCAGCCAATTCGCCCAACGCCCCACGCTGCGCGAGGTGGTTGCCAAGGCCGGCTTGACGATCCTGGCCAACCGCTACCCCTGGATCACCCGCAACCACCCGCAGTTGCAGTCCCTCGAGCCCTTCACGCTCATCCACAGCGCAGGCAAGCAACCGGCACAGGTCTCCCTGGTAAACACCCTGCTCGACCATTTTTTGACGGGCAAAGGCATGGCCCTCACGCGCACAGACGTGCTCAGCATTGCGCCGCCCCTGCCCTTTCTGCCGCAGGCAGCAGGTGTCGGCCCAAACGCCCAGCCCGAAGTCAGCCTGAACATGGCCAACCTCAACCGCGACTTCGATGAACTGTTAGCGGCCCTGACCGAAGCCTTTCAGCAAGCGCAGATTGGTTTCTGGGCTGCAAGCGACGCCACATCGGGCCTATCCCATGTGCACAGGTTGGCGCAGACCTTGAAGGCCGCCCTGCTGCTAGGCGTGGAACGGCAGGGCTTGTCCGAACCGGTGAAAGCCGTGCTGTATGGCGTGGTCAACGGCACTGCCAGCGCCCTGGCGATCAACCGGCTGCAG from Pseudomonas kermanshahensis carries:
- a CDS encoding TetR/AcrR family transcriptional regulator, whose product is MKTRDRILECALQLFNQQGEPNVSTLEIANELGISPGNLYYHFHGKEPVVLGLFERFEEALMPLLDPPLEVRLEAEDYWLFLHLIVERMAQYRFLFQDLSNLTGRLPKLARGMRSLINALKRTLAALLASLKGQGQVVSETQALGQLVEQITLTLMFSLDYQRVLGREGDVGIVVYQVMMLVAPHLQAQARAAAEQLAVRYLEG
- a CDS encoding phasin family protein, yielding MAGKKNSDKESSSWVGGIEKYSRKIWLAGLGIYSKIDQDGPKLFDTLVKDGEKAEKQAKKTAEDVADSAKASTTSRVSGVKDRALGKWSELEEAFDKRLNSAISRLGVPSRNEIKALHQQVDSLTKQIEKLTGASVTPISKAAASKAAAKPLAKAPAKPAAKTAAAKPAAKAAAAKPAAKPAAKTAAAKPAAKPAAKPAAKPVAAKPAAAKKPAVKKAPAKPAAAKPAAPAASAAPAPTATAAAPAPSAAPASSTPSAATGTGTLI
- a CDS encoding phasin family protein — translated: MAKVNVKKKDDAPGTLGEVRGYARKIWLAGIGAYARVGQEGSEYFNELVKAGEGVEKRGKKRIDKELDAANNQLDEATQEVSRVRGKVEVQLDKIEKAFDARVGRALNRLGIPSKHDVEALSIKLEQLHELLERVAHKP